The genomic DNA GTACGTCCAGAAGTACAAATGGATTCGTTGTTGGAGCGAGGCGAAAAACGAGGCGGCGTCCTGTCGTATGGAGAAATTATGGACAGCTTGCAAAATGAAGAGCTTTCGGCTGACGAAATGGACGATATGTATGAGTCTTTCTCCAACAAAGGCATCGAGATTGTCGATGAAATAGCGGAAGTTGAAATTATTGAAGACGCAGATGCTAATAATGAGCAGCATGAGGAAGTAGACATTGATTTGTCTATTCCGGAGGGAATCAGTATTGACGATCCGGTCCGCATGTATTTAAAAGAGATTGGCCGGGTGCCGCTGTTGACGGCAGATGATGAGATTGCTTTGGCCAAGCGGATGGAACAAGGTGACGAAGAGGCAAAGCGGCGTTTAGCCGAAGCCAATTTGCGTCTTGTAGTCAGTATTGCCAAGCGTTATGTCGGCAGAGGCATGTTGTTTTTGGATTTGATCCAAGAAGGCAATTTGGGACTTATCAAAGCGGTCGAGAAATTCGACTATAATAAAGGCTATAAATTCAGCACCTATGCGACATGGTGGATTCGCCAAGCTATTACTCGGGCGATTGCAGACCAGGCTCGTACTATTCGTATTCCCGTGCATATGGTGGAAACCATTAACAAGCTGATTCGCGTGTCGCGGCACTTGTTGCAGGATCTGGGACGGGAACCGTTGCCGGAAGAGATTGCCAAGGAAATGGAAATCAGCGTAGAACGGGTACGGGAAATTATGAAAATAGCCCAAGAACCTGTTTCGTTGGAAACGCCGATCGGGGAAGAGGAAGACTCTCATTTGGGAGACTTTATCGAAGACCAGGACGCTCCGGCGCCTGCTGAAGCAGCATCATTTATGCTTCTAAAGGAACAGCTGGAAGAAGTTTTGGAAACATTGACGCCGCGAGAAGAGAAGGTATTGCGTCTTCGTTTTGGGCTTGATGATGGCCGAGCTCGCACCTTGGAAGAGGTTGGGCAGCATTTTGGCGTTACTCGTGAACGAATTCGCCAAATCGAAGCGAAAGCATTGCGGAAACTTCGTCATCCCAGCCGGAGCAAGAAGCTGAAGGATTTTCTGGAGTAAAGCTGGTTAGGCCCTTGACAGACAGGGCTTCCTGAATTATAATGTGTTACGTCGACAGCATTCCTCGATAGCTCAATCGGTAGAGCACGCGGCTGTTAACCGCGGGGTTGTAGGTTCGAGTCCTACTCGAGGAGCCATTTTCGTATAATGAACAGGCTTTCTCTTTCGGGAAAACCTGTTTTCTCCTTCATTAGGGCCTATAGCTCAGCGGTAGAGCAGCCGGCTCATAACCGGCCGGTCCCTGGTTCGATCCCAGGTGGGCCCACCACTAGAAATGGCCCGTTGGTCAAGCGGTTAAGACACCGCCCTTTCACGGCGGGAACAAGGGTTCGATTCCCTTACGGGTCACCAAATTGCATAAGGTAACTTCGATAAAACACAAAGGCGCGTTTTTTCTTGCAGAGAAAGCGCGCCTTTGTGTTTTATCATGTAAGACCTTGCTTGCTGGAGCCGTTCTTAAATCAGCGGATCTTTAAGTATTTTTGAGGGAACAAGACAAAAAAGCCTATTCCCGCTGGTGGCAACCGATGTACACCGCTTTGGTAAGAATTAAGGAAGAGAATGCGCATTGTGGCGAAAGTTCATTTCTAGTATACTTTGTTTATATTTATTGCGTTCTTTTGCCTGATTATACTATTGAATGAAACTATTTTTCAAAACATGTCTGTGCAGAAAGCGTATTTTCGAGGAGTGGATGAAAAATGGATTTTAAAGCGGTTGTATTGAACCAAAAAGATGAGATTATTGCATGGCGTCGTGAATTTCGGAAAAATCCGGAATTGAGCTGCAAAGAATTTGAAACCCAGAAAAAAATAATGGCTTTGTTGATGGAATGGGGATTGCAGCCTAAGAAAGCAGCTGGAACTGGAATTGTTGCGGATATAAAAGGAGCTTTACCTGGTAAAACCATTGCCGTGCGTGCGGACATGGATGCGCTGCTATTGCAGGACGAGCTGGATAAGCCGTATCGCTCCACAAAACCAGGCGTTAGTCATGCGTGTGGTCACGACGGACACATGGCTATGCTGTTAGGTTTGGCGAAAACGCTGGTAGGATTGCGGGGGGAACTATCCGGAACAGTACGGCTTTTGTTTCAGCCTAGTGAAGAACAGCTGCCGGGGGGAGCCGCGCCTATGATTGAGGCAGGCGCTCTAGAGGGCGTAGATTATGTATTGGGAACGCATGTCTGGAAAGATGTTCCTAGCGGAAAGGTGCTTGTTTTACCAGAGGCGATGATGGCGGCGCCGGATGAATTTTCTATTGAGATCCAAGGCCGCGGCGGTCATGGATCGCTGCCGCAGCAAACGGTAGATCCGATCTGGATTGGCGCACAGATTATCAACGCTTTAAAGACTATCACTTCCAGTCTAATCAATCCGATGGAACATGGCGTTGTTTCGGTAGGCATCTTTAAATCGGGCGATGCTTTCAATATAATTCCCGATACGGCGCTTATTAAAGGAACCGTGCGCACCTTTGACGATGAATTGAGACATGCGATTCATGAACATATTCGGCGGATGAGCAACGGCATTGCCAATACGATGGGGGCGCAATGCAAAGTTGAGATTATTAAAGGCTATCCGCCGGTGATTAACAATCCAGAGGTTGCAGGCGTTGTGGCGGAAGCTTCCCAAGAAACTCTTGGAGCAGAAGGCCTCTTTGATATGCCGCCTGTGTTGGGAGCGGAAGACTTTTCGCATTATCTTGAGAAAACAAAGGGCGCCTTCTTCTTCCTTGGAATTGGTAATGAGGCTGCAGGCAGCATATACCCGCATCATCATCCTCGCTTTGATTTAGACGAAGAAGTGCTGCCTAAAGGCGTAGAAATTATGTTGCGGACAATTTGGAAACTAGGGAAAAAATAAATACAACAGAGAAGCGCTCTGTTTATGATATAAGCCTGTATGCATGAAAGGGGAATGTCTATGAAATGGCTTAGAGTACTGCTGACCCTTATTCCGTTTGTCTGGACTATTGCTTTTTTGCCTTTTGCGAATCGGGTTAAACCTTTGGTAATGGGGCTGCCTTTCTTGGCTTTTTGGCTCGTTGCCGGTGTGTTTATCGCATTTCTCTGCCTCAGTGTTTTGTATCAGCTTGATAAAGGAAGAGAAGAAAGGGGGAATCTGCGATGACCAACGAAGTCACTTCTTTAGTGGTGATTGCCGTTATGTTGGGGTTGGTTTTTATCATCGGCATGGTTCCCGGTATGAAGAATAAGCTGGACCTTGAAGGCTGGGCGGTTGGCGGACGTAATTTCGGGCGTTGGCTGAATTGGTTTGTACTGGCTGGAGAAATTTATACGGCCTTCGCTTTTTTAGGGGCCAGCGGTTGGGCTTATGCTAAAGGCGGTCCAATTTTCTACATCTTAGGTTATGGCGGCTTGGCCTATGTGGTTGGCTACCATGTGCTGCCTAAAATTTGCGAAGTCGGTCATGCCAATAAATTATTGACTCAGCCGGATTTGATCGCGCATTTATACAAAAGTGAAAAGCTGGCTTTTGGGACTGCACTAGTGGGAGTCGCCTTTTTGCTGCCTTATTTGCAATTACAGCTGACTGGTTTAGGACTTATTATTGAAACTTGTTCTTATGGACAGATCACCCGGATCCCAGCTATGTTGATTGCTTTTTCTCTTGTTGCGACGTTTGTATATGTAAGCGGCTTGAAAGGGGTTGCCTCTACCGCCGTTATTAAGGATACCATTATGATGGTGGCGGTTGTCTTTTTCGGTTTGTACTTACCCTACCATTATTTTGGAAGTGTCGGCGGCATGTTTGAAGCTTTGGATACTGCGAAGCCCGGTTTTTTAGCCTTGCCGGGAGGAACGCCTAATCTTGACGTGACTTGGGCTATGTCGACGTTGGTAGTTACTAGCTTGGGCTTTTACATGTGGCCTCATTTTTCCGCCAATACTTTTAGTGCGAGATCGCCGGAAGTCCTTCGTCACAATGCGGTATATTTACCTTTATATCAATATTGTCTTTTGTTTCCCATGCTTGTAGGTTTTACGGCCTTATTGGTATTGGAACCGGCATTAAAGGTTCCAGATATGGCGTTTATGGCGGTGGTACAAAATTTGTTCCCTGGCTGGGTACTAGGACTTGTAGGCGGCGCAGGCGCGTTGGCTTGCATGATACCGGCGGCAGATTTGATTCTTTCCACTTCTATGCTCGTTTCACGCAATATTTACGGCAAGACAGCAGGTAAAGACATGAGCCCTAATGAGATTGGGCGCGTGGCGCGCTTGGTGGTTCTGCTTCTTACGGGAATTGCATTGTTACTGGCTATTTTCTTGCCGAACATGTTGGTCAATTTACTTTTGACCGGCTATTCGGGAGTAACGCAATTTTTCCCGATGATTGTTTTAGGCTTGTTCTGGCGCAAGGCTTCGAAGGAAGGCGCTATTGCCGGCTTGCTAATCGGCGAACTACTGGTATTTACCTTGATTTTAAACAAAATGGATCCCTTTACGTTAGGAAGCATTCACTTGAATGCGGGTTTTGTGGCGCTGACAATCAATACGTTTATTTATGTTGTCGTCAATGAAGTTGTGTACCGCATGAAGTCACAGATGCCGTCTGTGGAAACGGAAAAGGTTTCCTGATTATAAGTAGGGCGTGATATAATAAACCCGCAGTCTAAAGACTGCGGGTTTATTATTTAGGAGGAAGATCATGAACATTCCTATTTTGAGTAAACGGCTGCAGGCGCTGGCGGAGGAAGTTACCGCAGGCAGCGTCCCTGCGGATATTGGTACGGATCATGCGTTATTACCTTTATATCTTGTTGGTACAGGACGGTGTTTACGCGCCATAGCTGGCGATGTACATAAAGGCCCTTTTGAAACGGCTCGCGAGGCGGTTGCGGAAGCCGGGCTTGCAGAAGCTATTTCGGTGCGCCATGGCAATGGCTTAGCGGTGCTGCAGCCAGAGGAAGCGGACTTATTGATCTTGGCTGGCATGGGGGCTGTTACCATGATTCAGATTTTTGAGGCGCAGCCGAAAGTGGTAGCAGGAGCTAAACGGCTGATTTTACAGCCTATGATCGGTTCGGGCGCGTTGCGCCGCTGGCTAGGGGATCATAATTTCATCGTAATAAAGGAAGAGTTGCTAGAAGAAGAAGGGCGGCTTTATGAGTTTTTAGTAGCGGAGCCGGGACGATCGGTGAAACCAGAAGAAGATATTTTATTTGATATCGGGCCGCTGTTATGGCAAAACCGCCATCCGCTGTTGGCCAGGCTTTTGGATGAACGCCTTGAGCATGCCCGTAGCGTGGCCGCGGAGATGACAAAAAGCAAGGCTGCTGTCAATACACAGCGTTATCAGGATCTTTGCGGACGAATTGCAGCGATGGAGGCGAAAAGAAAATGTCTGTGAAACTGCAGGTAATATTGGAGGCGCTGGAGCAATTGGCGCCGCGCCGCTTAGCGGAAGAATGGGATCGCGTCGGTTTGCAGCTAGGGCAAGGGGCGCAAGAGATTCGTCGTATTTTGGTAGCCTTGGATGTAACTGAAGCCGTGGCGGCGGAAGCAAAAGAGGTTCAGGCAGACTTGATTGTAGCGCATCATCCGTTTATTTTTAAACCGTTGGAGCAGATTCATACCGATCGCTTTCCGGGAAATTTACTGCAGCAATTTTTGCGGGACAATGTGGCTCTGATTGCAGCCCATACCAATCTCGATTACGCCGACGGCGGCTTAAACGACTGGCTGGCGGAAGCGCTGGAATTGCAGAACGTGGATGTTTTACAGGCCGGACCAGAAGAAAAGCTTCTTAAATTAGTCGTCTTTGTGCCGGAAGAGGCGGTGGAGGCGGTGAGAGAAGCCCTTGCCCGCGCTGGAGCGGGCCATATTGGCCGTTATAGCCACTGCAGCTTTCAAAGCGCTGGTGAAGGAACATTTTTGCCTCTGGAGGGAACCAATCCTTATAAAGGAAAACTGGGGCGCCTAGAAAGAACGCCGGAGATCCGCTTGGAAACGATTTTGCCGCAGCGTATATCCGGGAGGGTGTTGCGGGCTATGCTGCGAAGCCATCCTTATGAAGAAGTTGCCTATGACTTGTATCCCCTGGCCAATGAACGTCGGGAAGGCGGTTTAGGCCGCATCGGTTTACTGTCACGGGAAATGACGCTGGCGGAGCTGGCGAGGAATGTGGCAAAAAACCTCGATTTGCCGGGCGTTAGGGCGGTAGGGGATTCGCAAAGGATCATCCGCAAGGCAGCCGTTTGCGGCGGAGCTGGCGCCAGCTTAATCAGCAAGGCGGCTTTTCGCGGTGCGGATGTGCTGATAACCGGGGATATAAAGTATCATGAAGCACAGCAGGCGCAAAATAGCGATTTGGCGTTACTTGATGCAGGGCATTTTGGGACGGAAAAGTTGATGGTAGGGAAAGTGGCGCAGTATCTGCAAGAGCAGTCTGTGGTCGGGAAATGGAATGTGGAAGTAATAGCAGCTCAGTCGGAACGTGATGTATTTTCATGGGAACCTTGCGGTGAGTAAAAACCGGGGAACGAACAAGAGAACCGGAGTGACCGGAGGAAAAAACTAAGGTTGTGAGATTCCGAATACTTTTGTTGTGTTTTGTGAAATGTATAGTAAAGAAAAAGCAATTCCATTTGCCAAAAGGCATAACGGAATTGCTTTTTTAATATACCAGGCTAACGAACCGCGAAATACACGAAAGACGCGAAAGGGGGGGGCAAGGGGGAGGACACTTTACTCCACCTACTCTTGTTCAATCCGTATACTCTGGCTCTGTTACTATGCGTTCCGTTCTCGTCTAATTTTGCAGCGAAGCAAAGAGGGTTTCCGGTTCAGGCAATTGCTGGTAGACGGCAGAAGGGTTGAAGTCGTTCAGATCTTTGAGTGTATATTGGCCAGTGGCAACAGCAGCAGTATGAGCGCCTATGGCTTGGCCGCAAAGGATGTCATGAGGAGTATCGCCAATAATAAGGATCTGCTGTCCGGTGAGTGAGGTTTGCTTGGTTTGTAGATTCAGCCAAAGACGGCGGGATAGTTCGTTGCGTTCTTCGTCAAAGTCGCAGAAGATGCTGGCATCGAAATCAAAGAAATCTTTTAAGCCATAATGAGTCAGCTTGGCTAGCGCTCCTTGACGGGTATTGCCAGTGAGTAGCAGCGTTTTGATTTGCGGCTGCTGCTGGCTCCAAGATAAGGCTTCTTTTACGCCGGGAAGCACTAAACCTTGGCGCGCTTTTAAATGGGCTGGCAACAGCGTCTCATAAAGCTCGATAAAGTTTTGGCGTTCTATGGAGGAAGCATTGGCGTAGCCGAAGCGTTCAAAGATGGTTCTGGCAATAAACCAGTCGGTGCGTCCTGCAGTGGGAATGGTATCAAAGGAGGTCGTTTTGTTGAAGAATTGCAGCATGGCTTCTTCAAATGCGTAGAGACCAGCCTTGGCAGATCGCAGCAGAGTACCGTCAATATCCCAGACAGCATAACAGTAAGGCATTGTTTTATTCCTTCTTTCACGGTGTGTTGTTTCCTTTATAACAAACCGTATGCCGACTGGCAAGAGGAATTTGCCTGCGGAAAGAAAAGAACAGAAAGTGCGTTGACAAGGCTGCTTATGCCATGGTATACTAACCCTCGTCGCTTCGGGGAACACCCCAGCAGCCAGCAGCAAACGCCGCGCAAGCAGCGAATGAAAAAGCCGGTTGACAAGGCAGAAGCAATGTGGCATAATAAACCACGTTGCCGCTGAGAAACACAAGCGACACAAGTGCTCCTTGAAAACTGAACGATGCAAACAAGCCAGAT from Anaeromusa acidaminophila DSM 3853 includes the following:
- a CDS encoding HAD family hydrolase: MPYCYAVWDIDGTLLRSAKAGLYAFEEAMLQFFNKTTSFDTIPTAGRTDWFIARTIFERFGYANASSIERQNFIELYETLLPAHLKARQGLVLPGVKEALSWSQQQPQIKTLLLTGNTRQGALAKLTHYGLKDFFDFDASIFCDFDEERNELSRRLWLNLQTKQTSLTGQQILIIGDTPHDILCGQAIGAHTAAVATGQYTLKDLNDFNPSAVYQQLPEPETLFASLQN
- a CDS encoding tRNA (adenine(22)-N(1))-methyltransferase, which encodes MNIPILSKRLQALAEEVTAGSVPADIGTDHALLPLYLVGTGRCLRAIAGDVHKGPFETAREAVAEAGLAEAISVRHGNGLAVLQPEEADLLILAGMGAVTMIQIFEAQPKVVAGAKRLILQPMIGSGALRRWLGDHNFIVIKEELLEEEGRLYEFLVAEPGRSVKPEEDILFDIGPLLWQNRHPLLARLLDERLEHARSVAAEMTKSKAAVNTQRYQDLCGRIAAMEAKRKCL
- a CDS encoding M20 metallopeptidase family protein: MDFKAVVLNQKDEIIAWRREFRKNPELSCKEFETQKKIMALLMEWGLQPKKAAGTGIVADIKGALPGKTIAVRADMDALLLQDELDKPYRSTKPGVSHACGHDGHMAMLLGLAKTLVGLRGELSGTVRLLFQPSEEQLPGGAAPMIEAGALEGVDYVLGTHVWKDVPSGKVLVLPEAMMAAPDEFSIEIQGRGGHGSLPQQTVDPIWIGAQIINALKTITSSLINPMEHGVVSVGIFKSGDAFNIIPDTALIKGTVRTFDDELRHAIHEHIRRMSNGIANTMGAQCKVEIIKGYPPVINNPEVAGVVAEASQETLGAEGLFDMPPVLGAEDFSHYLEKTKGAFFFLGIGNEAAGSIYPHHHPRFDLDEEVLPKGVEIMLRTIWKLGKK
- a CDS encoding DUF3311 domain-containing protein, with the translated sequence MKWLRVLLTLIPFVWTIAFLPFANRVKPLVMGLPFLAFWLVAGVFIAFLCLSVLYQLDKGREERGNLR
- a CDS encoding sodium:solute symporter family protein, with the protein product MTNEVTSLVVIAVMLGLVFIIGMVPGMKNKLDLEGWAVGGRNFGRWLNWFVLAGEIYTAFAFLGASGWAYAKGGPIFYILGYGGLAYVVGYHVLPKICEVGHANKLLTQPDLIAHLYKSEKLAFGTALVGVAFLLPYLQLQLTGLGLIIETCSYGQITRIPAMLIAFSLVATFVYVSGLKGVASTAVIKDTIMMVAVVFFGLYLPYHYFGSVGGMFEALDTAKPGFLALPGGTPNLDVTWAMSTLVVTSLGFYMWPHFSANTFSARSPEVLRHNAVYLPLYQYCLLFPMLVGFTALLVLEPALKVPDMAFMAVVQNLFPGWVLGLVGGAGALACMIPAADLILSTSMLVSRNIYGKTAGKDMSPNEIGRVARLVVLLLTGIALLLAIFLPNMLVNLLLTGYSGVTQFFPMIVLGLFWRKASKEGAIAGLLIGELLVFTLILNKMDPFTLGSIHLNAGFVALTINTFIYVVVNEVVYRMKSQMPSVETEKVS
- the rpoD gene encoding RNA polymerase sigma factor RpoD, with amino-acid sequence MTEKKVRPEVQMDSLLERGEKRGGVLSYGEIMDSLQNEELSADEMDDMYESFSNKGIEIVDEIAEVEIIEDADANNEQHEEVDIDLSIPEGISIDDPVRMYLKEIGRVPLLTADDEIALAKRMEQGDEEAKRRLAEANLRLVVSIAKRYVGRGMLFLDLIQEGNLGLIKAVEKFDYNKGYKFSTYATWWIRQAITRAIADQARTIRIPVHMVETINKLIRVSRHLLQDLGREPLPEEIAKEMEISVERVREIMKIAQEPVSLETPIGEEEDSHLGDFIEDQDAPAPAEAASFMLLKEQLEEVLETLTPREEKVLRLRFGLDDGRARTLEEVGQHFGVTRERIRQIEAKALRKLRHPSRSKKLKDFLE
- a CDS encoding Nif3-like dinuclear metal center hexameric protein produces the protein MSVKLQVILEALEQLAPRRLAEEWDRVGLQLGQGAQEIRRILVALDVTEAVAAEAKEVQADLIVAHHPFIFKPLEQIHTDRFPGNLLQQFLRDNVALIAAHTNLDYADGGLNDWLAEALELQNVDVLQAGPEEKLLKLVVFVPEEAVEAVREALARAGAGHIGRYSHCSFQSAGEGTFLPLEGTNPYKGKLGRLERTPEIRLETILPQRISGRVLRAMLRSHPYEEVAYDLYPLANERREGGLGRIGLLSREMTLAELARNVAKNLDLPGVRAVGDSQRIIRKAAVCGGAGASLISKAAFRGADVLITGDIKYHEAQQAQNSDLALLDAGHFGTEKLMVGKVAQYLQEQSVVGKWNVEVIAAQSERDVFSWEPCGE